Proteins co-encoded in one Rhopalosiphum maidis isolate BTI-1 chromosome 2, ASM367621v3, whole genome shotgun sequence genomic window:
- the LOC113553660 gene encoding palmitoyltransferase ZDHHC3-like isoform X1 yields the protein MMKLVNDPCGIFCILFTYTSIIYADYVVIQWVVLHTMQDSLWAPFHIVLFNTFLLLLTVSHLRAMFSDPGTVPLSHTNVSFSDLRQVNEPLVKREDWTMCTRCEAYRPPRAHHCRICKRCIRRMDHHCPWINNCVGEKNQKYFVQFLFFVCIISAYTIMLVIMSWVRECRQCKLYDMDTRQTQVLHSVILIMESALFGMFVIAILYDQMDAIYSDQTTIEQTVYKRPNPLHRYIFSVICRWPKISRSTSKINIRSV from the exons ATGATGAAATTAGTTAATGATCCTTGTggtatattttgcatattattcaCCTATACTTCAATCATATACGCTGACTATGTAGTAATACAATGGGTTGTTTTGCACACTATGCAAGacag CTTATGGGCTCCATTTCACATAGTGCTTTTCAATACATTTCTTTTGCTATTGACAGTATCACATTTACGAGCAATGTTTTCTGATCCTGGCACTGTACCTCTATCACATACTAACGTTTCTTTTTCAGACTTACGGCAag ttaatgAACCTTTAGTGAAAAGAGAAGATTGGACTATGTGTACACGATGTGAAGCGTATCGGCCACCCCGAGCTCATCACTGTCGAATTTGTAAGCGCTGTATTAGACGAATGGATCATCATTGTCCatg gattaataattgtgttggagaaaaaaatcaaaagtattttgtccaatttcttttttttgtttgtattatttctgCATACACTATCATGTTAGTTATCATGTCATGGGTACGTGAATGCCGGCAGTGCAAACTATATGATATGGATACAAGACAAACACAAGT attacattcagtaattttaataatggaaaGTGCTCTTTTTGGTATGTTTGTTATTGCAATTTTGTATGATCAAATGGATGCTATTTATAGTGATCAGACAACAATTGAACAAACAGTCTATAAACGTCCAAATCCATTACATAGATATATCTTTTCTGTTATTTGTCGTTGGCCAAAAATATCTAGATCtacatctaaaattaatattcgatctgtatga
- the LOC113553660 gene encoding palmitoyltransferase ZDHHC3-like isoform X2: MMKLVNDPCGIFCILFTYTSIIYADYVVIQWVVLHTMQDSLWAPFHIVLFNTFLLLLTVSHLRAMFSDPGTVPLSHTNVSFSDLRQVKREDWTMCTRCEAYRPPRAHHCRICKRCIRRMDHHCPWINNCVGEKNQKYFVQFLFFVCIISAYTIMLVIMSWVRECRQCKLYDMDTRQTQVLHSVILIMESALFGMFVIAILYDQMDAIYSDQTTIEQTVYKRPNPLHRYIFSVICRWPKISRSTSKINIRSV, translated from the exons ATGATGAAATTAGTTAATGATCCTTGTggtatattttgcatattattcaCCTATACTTCAATCATATACGCTGACTATGTAGTAATACAATGGGTTGTTTTGCACACTATGCAAGacag CTTATGGGCTCCATTTCACATAGTGCTTTTCAATACATTTCTTTTGCTATTGACAGTATCACATTTACGAGCAATGTTTTCTGATCCTGGCACTGTACCTCTATCACATACTAACGTTTCTTTTTCAGACTTACGGCAag TGAAAAGAGAAGATTGGACTATGTGTACACGATGTGAAGCGTATCGGCCACCCCGAGCTCATCACTGTCGAATTTGTAAGCGCTGTATTAGACGAATGGATCATCATTGTCCatg gattaataattgtgttggagaaaaaaatcaaaagtattttgtccaatttcttttttttgtttgtattatttctgCATACACTATCATGTTAGTTATCATGTCATGGGTACGTGAATGCCGGCAGTGCAAACTATATGATATGGATACAAGACAAACACAAGT attacattcagtaattttaataatggaaaGTGCTCTTTTTGGTATGTTTGTTATTGCAATTTTGTATGATCAAATGGATGCTATTTATAGTGATCAGACAACAATTGAACAAACAGTCTATAAACGTCCAAATCCATTACATAGATATATCTTTTCTGTTATTTGTCGTTGGCCAAAAATATCTAGATCtacatctaaaattaatattcgatctgtatga